In Gemmatimonadota bacterium, the following are encoded in one genomic region:
- a CDS encoding restriction endonuclease, producing the protein MPGQLFTQYFLTDGIKETDDWNSSATQPEAFTDFKDTIRQLLDALSQSVEPNEATTEQDLIRPILESLGWTDYLPQQGTSGGEDIPDHLLFTDAESKATAAARPNSNDRYLDALLVQESKRFGLPLDKRDSNDNEKTGTPHGQILRYLATADSVTDGRIRWGMLTNGAVWRLYDFRARPRASGYFEVNLTELIQSGDDDGLRTFLLLFRRESYTLHEGATTTFLEAALAEGRRYEERVARDLSEVVFDEVFPALVNGFTNESSGDLEEIRNTALIFLYRLLFVLYAEDRGLLPVNDERYDDYGLRKRVRDDIADRMSQGDTFSGTAANYYNRLVELFRVIDQGDPSIGLPPYNGGLFSQDTAPMLGNVRLPDAVIAPVIHAMSHREIDGTRHFVNYRDMSVQQLGSIYERLLERELAQDDEGGVAIRPNSYARRDTGSFYTPQELVDLIVEHTLKPLVEERLKAFEEKSDALRRDRRPRHAREAALSRHDPAEAVLELKVLDPAMGSGHFLVTAVDFLSDYVAELIEYVPTVPTWLDGAYESPLVGRIDRIRGEIIQRAGESNWVIDESQLTDQAIIRRMVLKRCIYGVDKNRLTVELAKVSLWLHSFTVGAPLSFLDHHLRWGDSLIGFRVGDVVSELERLGTMFTSTVIAAAEAATSSMKMIEEMSDSDVSEVRESASLFDQVEETTADLRGLLDFLTSRRWLTAGLKQKELVSVERPLADTLGWYPGSQYELLSRGPDQLDVSVPPKSEGYWSQFNEFWHQARDLADRERFLHWEAAFPGVWKYWANVRSDGGFDAIIGNPPWDRIKLQEVEWFATRDPDLARAPTAAARRREIERLRAAGDPLASAFDEAKERADSLGRLIRASGEYPLLGGGDINLYSLFVERSMNLVKPGGLVGLLTPSGIYADKTSAAFFKSFSTNGRISGLYDFENRRLGTSQPPFFPDVDSRFKFCAFIFGGDDRRFDQTECAFFLHDAETIDDPDRCFPLAPDDFARVNPNTGTAPVFRNRRDAEITRGIYERHPVLVDRSGDEECRTWPVKYVRMFDMTNDSNLFRTSAQLEEDGFYPVQGNRWKRGNNVYLPLYQGRMIWQFDHRASSVRVNPGNLHNPYLSDVVTEAQHAETDFLPQTQYWVPSNIVAEILPTNCGFSLGFRDIARSTDARTVIASIVPLAGFGNKVPLLVEQTSQCNNWPMCQIALVSNLNAICLDYIARQKIHGTSLNWYIVEQLPFIARTRYDLPLGVNTAGDIVLDHVLRLTYTARDMTPFARRLGYDGPPFIWNKEERLHLRARLDALYFLLYGLSRDDAGYVLDTFNIVRRDDEQTYGFYRTKDLILAYMNALEAGDTETVVAV; encoded by the coding sequence ATGCCCGGCCAACTATTCACTCAATACTTCCTCACCGACGGCATTAAGGAAACGGACGACTGGAATTCCTCTGCAACCCAGCCGGAAGCATTTACCGATTTCAAAGACACGATCCGACAACTGTTAGATGCTCTTTCCCAGTCCGTCGAACCCAACGAAGCCACAACCGAGCAGGACCTGATTCGCCCTATTCTGGAATCACTGGGTTGGACGGACTATTTGCCGCAGCAAGGCACGAGCGGCGGGGAGGACATCCCCGATCACCTCCTCTTCACGGACGCCGAATCAAAAGCCACAGCCGCAGCTCGCCCGAACTCGAACGATCGTTATCTCGATGCACTTCTTGTGCAGGAAAGCAAGCGTTTCGGTTTGCCGCTGGACAAGAGAGACAGTAACGACAACGAGAAAACCGGTACGCCACATGGACAGATCCTTCGATATCTTGCCACAGCAGATAGCGTTACAGACGGGCGGATCCGCTGGGGCATGCTAACCAACGGTGCAGTCTGGCGTTTGTATGACTTCCGCGCAAGACCTCGGGCAAGCGGCTACTTCGAGGTGAATCTGACCGAATTGATCCAATCGGGTGACGACGACGGCTTGCGGACCTTCCTTCTTTTGTTCCGCCGTGAGTCCTACACACTTCACGAAGGCGCGACAACGACTTTCCTTGAAGCGGCTCTGGCGGAAGGCCGCCGGTACGAGGAGCGGGTCGCCCGAGATCTTTCCGAGGTAGTCTTCGACGAGGTCTTCCCTGCCCTGGTCAATGGATTCACCAACGAATCCTCCGGGGATTTGGAAGAAATCCGCAATACTGCCCTGATCTTCCTGTACCGTCTGCTATTCGTCCTGTACGCCGAGGATCGGGGTCTGCTCCCCGTGAACGACGAGCGGTACGACGACTACGGTCTTCGCAAACGCGTCCGCGACGACATCGCAGACCGGATGTCTCAAGGCGACACCTTTTCGGGTACCGCGGCGAACTACTACAACCGCCTCGTCGAGCTGTTCCGGGTGATCGACCAAGGTGACCCCTCCATCGGATTGCCGCCGTACAATGGCGGTCTTTTCTCCCAAGACACCGCTCCGATGCTCGGAAACGTGCGACTGCCCGACGCGGTGATCGCCCCCGTCATCCATGCCATGAGCCACAGGGAGATCGACGGTACACGCCATTTCGTCAACTACCGCGACATGTCGGTGCAGCAACTTGGATCCATCTACGAACGCCTGTTGGAACGCGAGTTGGCGCAGGACGATGAAGGTGGCGTGGCTATACGGCCGAACTCCTATGCCCGCAGGGACACGGGGAGTTTCTATACGCCCCAGGAGCTCGTTGACCTCATCGTGGAACACACGCTGAAACCACTGGTGGAAGAACGGCTGAAGGCTTTCGAGGAGAAGTCAGATGCGCTCAGGAGAGATCGTCGCCCCAGGCATGCCAGGGAAGCCGCCTTGTCCAGACACGATCCCGCCGAAGCGGTCCTGGAGCTCAAGGTACTGGACCCGGCAATGGGCAGCGGCCATTTCCTGGTTACCGCGGTGGACTTCCTTTCCGATTACGTCGCCGAATTGATCGAATACGTCCCGACCGTGCCGACATGGCTGGATGGAGCGTACGAGTCGCCTCTAGTCGGCAGGATAGACCGGATACGTGGTGAAATCATACAACGCGCAGGAGAATCCAACTGGGTCATCGACGAATCTCAACTCACAGATCAGGCGATCATCCGGCGCATGGTGCTCAAGCGGTGCATCTACGGGGTCGACAAAAATCGGTTGACCGTAGAACTCGCCAAGGTGTCGCTGTGGCTGCACAGCTTCACCGTCGGGGCACCGCTGTCCTTCCTCGACCACCATCTCCGGTGGGGAGACTCGCTGATCGGGTTTCGCGTCGGAGACGTTGTTTCCGAGCTGGAGAGACTGGGCACGATGTTTACCAGTACTGTGATCGCTGCCGCAGAAGCGGCCACCAGCAGCATGAAGATGATCGAGGAAATGTCCGACTCGGACGTTTCCGAGGTGAGGGAGTCGGCTTCGCTCTTCGATCAGGTGGAGGAAACCACGGCGGACCTGCGAGGTCTGCTGGACTTCCTGACGAGCAGGCGCTGGTTGACTGCCGGATTGAAACAAAAAGAACTTGTATCTGTAGAAAGACCGTTGGCAGACACACTCGGGTGGTATCCGGGAAGCCAGTACGAATTACTGAGTCGTGGGCCGGATCAACTGGATGTTAGCGTCCCCCCAAAATCCGAAGGCTACTGGTCCCAGTTCAACGAGTTCTGGCACCAGGCAAGAGACCTCGCTGACCGCGAACGATTCCTCCACTGGGAGGCCGCATTTCCTGGTGTGTGGAAATACTGGGCGAATGTGCGCTCGGACGGCGGTTTCGACGCCATTATTGGCAACCCGCCGTGGGATCGGATCAAACTGCAGGAGGTGGAGTGGTTCGCGACCCGCGATCCCGATCTGGCCCGTGCACCCACCGCCGCAGCCCGCAGGAGGGAGATTGAACGCCTCCGCGCCGCGGGCGATCCCTTGGCGTCCGCATTCGACGAAGCGAAGGAACGAGCCGACAGCCTGGGACGACTGATTCGAGCATCGGGCGAGTATCCGCTGCTGGGAGGAGGGGACATCAACCTCTATTCGTTGTTCGTAGAACGGTCGATGAACCTAGTCAAACCCGGTGGGCTGGTTGGTCTGCTCACACCATCGGGCATCTATGCCGACAAGACCTCTGCCGCATTCTTCAAATCCTTTTCCACGAATGGCCGTATATCGGGGTTGTACGATTTCGAGAACAGACGCCTCGGCACCAGCCAACCTCCTTTCTTCCCGGACGTGGATTCCCGTTTCAAATTCTGCGCCTTCATCTTCGGTGGGGATGATCGACGATTCGACCAGACCGAATGCGCTTTCTTCCTCCACGATGCGGAGACGATTGACGATCCGGACCGTTGCTTCCCGCTGGCTCCCGACGACTTCGCGCGAGTGAACCCGAACACCGGCACCGCGCCCGTATTTCGAAACCGCCGTGACGCCGAAATCACCCGCGGTATCTATGAACGACATCCCGTACTGGTTGACCGATCTGGTGACGAGGAGTGTCGAACATGGCCGGTGAAGTATGTGCGCATGTTTGATATGACCAATGACTCGAATCTGTTCCGGACTTCCGCGCAACTTGAAGAAGATGGTTTCTATCCTGTTCAGGGAAACCGTTGGAAGCGGGGAAACAATGTATATCTACCACTATACCAAGGCCGTATGATCTGGCAATTTGACCATCGAGCTAGTTCTGTTAGAGTAAATCCTGGGAATCTTCATAACCCATATCTAAGTGACGTAGTTACTGAAGCTCAACACGCCGAAACAGATTTCTTGCCCCAGACACAGTACTGGGTTCCGTCAAACATTGTTGCGGAGATTCTGCCAACGAATTGTGGCTTCAGTTTGGGATTTCGTGACATCGCCAGATCTACAGACGCGCGAACAGTTATCGCATCGATTGTCCCCCTAGCCGGCTTCGGGAACAAAGTTCCTCTACTTGTTGAGCAGACAAGCCAGTGTAACAATTGGCCTATGTGTCAGATTGCTTTAGTATCGAATTTGAATGCGATCTGCCTGGACTACATTGCCAGGCAAAAGATCCATGGCACTAGCCTGAACTGGTACATCGTCGAACAACTTCCTTTTATTGCTCGAACCAGATACGACCTTCCACTTGGTGTTAATACGGCAGGCGATATTGTCTTAGATCATGTGCTCCGTCTGACATACACAGCCCGTGACATGACTCCGTTCGCTCGCAGACTAGGCTACGACGGACCACCCTTCATCTGGAACAAAGAGGAACGCCTGCACCTGCGGGCCCGTTTGGATGCACTCTACTTCCTTCTATATGGCCTTTCCCGGGACGACGCAGGATATGTTCTCGACACTTTTAATATCGTTCGACGAGACGATGAGCAGACCTACGGATTCTACCGTACGAAGGATTTGATCCTAGCGTATATGAATGCGTTGGAAGCCGGGGATACGGAGACGGTTGTGGCGGTGTAA
- a CDS encoding fumarylacetoacetate hydrolase family protein — protein MKLAYYNDYTLGVIENDAIIDVSSAVSDTGASSAQAQVEAVISGWDTYCGRIAEAAQGQAGTPLSAVSLRAPLPRPGQLLCLAGNYIEPDHPTKETFNAFLKSNTSVMGQDAVVELPDTDASVFHFEPELALVIGKRASKLSESEALDHVFGYTQFIDVSARGLPGGFFLGKSWHTFGPMGPALVTADEVGDANDLPAKMWINDNLKHDFSTGEMARHLPEVLAEVTAVVTLEPGDVVSTGTHHYALSPVQDGDSLRLSIDKLGPALTITCADDKKRTWER, from the coding sequence GTGAAACTGGCATACTACAACGACTATACCCTGGGCGTCATCGAGAACGACGCGATCATCGACGTTTCGTCCGCGGTTTCAGATACTGGTGCGTCCAGTGCCCAGGCCCAGGTCGAAGCGGTCATCAGCGGCTGGGACACTTACTGCGGTCGCATTGCCGAGGCCGCGCAGGGACAGGCCGGTACGCCGCTGTCCGCAGTGAGCTTGCGGGCGCCGTTACCGCGTCCGGGACAACTGCTTTGCCTGGCAGGGAACTACATCGAACCGGATCATCCCACCAAGGAGACCTTCAACGCTTTCCTGAAATCCAACACCTCCGTCATGGGCCAGGACGCGGTCGTGGAACTGCCCGACACGGACGCCTCGGTCTTCCACTTCGAGCCCGAACTCGCCCTCGTCATCGGCAAGCGGGCCAGCAAGCTCAGCGAGAGCGAGGCCCTGGACCACGTCTTCGGTTACACCCAGTTCATCGACGTCTCGGCCCGCGGATTGCCCGGCGGCTTCTTCCTCGGCAAGAGCTGGCACACCTTCGGCCCGATGGGCCCGGCGCTGGTCACGGCCGACGAGGTGGGCGACGCCAACGACCTGCCCGCGAAGATGTGGATCAACGACAACCTCAAGCACGACTTCTCCACCGGGGAAATGGCACGCCACCTTCCCGAAGTCCTGGCCGAAGTGACCGCTGTGGTCACCCTCGAGCCCGGCGACGTCGTCTCGACCGGCACGCACCACTACGCCTTGAGTCCCGTGCAGGACGGCGACAGCCTGCGCCTCAGTATCGACAAGTTGGGGCCGGCGCTGACCATTACCTGCGCGGATGATAAGAAGAGGACGTGGGAGCGGTAG
- a CDS encoding ATP-binding protein, which translates to MSDDSERKYRMTLSLSVLKHLGFGLYSNVPAVLSEVVANAWDADARKVSIKIDPYPSGGKIIIQDDGHGMTVADANERYLHVGYERRKATNGARTPRLRRPVMGRKGIGKLSLFSIARTVEVHSIRESERHGFRMDVGKIEETIKDGDGGEYFPDPVSSEDVDLDVGTRIVLTNLKRQLHRSGKALRRRLARRFSIIGPGHRFEIELDGRPITIEDREYHDKVQYIWTFGDRGSEFASVATNLDRHSPRQGMIEVDGETFEVDGWIGTASEAGQLKDQDTKESINKIVIMVRDKLAQEDVLEDFGEGGVYSKYIIGEIHADFLDLDDKEDIATTSRQRIIEDDPRYEALRSKLLEYLKEIQSEWTDLRNAGGRDVAMEFAQIKEWYRNLNPDHKRSAERLFGKINRLPIDDESEKRQLFISGILAFESLRLRSLLHRLDEVSVENLGMLGEVFHQLDDLEASAYYQIAKDRLEVISKLTSLTDDNAKERALQEHLYKHLWLLDPSWERATHTERMESRIYNALDAEYESLAEEQREARLDIYYATTGNKHVIIELKRAARVLDTSDLYGQISKYQRSAKKVLRDLDRINEPLEFVCVVGRPLKDWDDNPDGQETSRRSLEALNARVVMYDQLIQNALEAYQDYVDRRDEVGRVYDLITAISSEDVQAIGQIPN; encoded by the coding sequence ATGAGTGACGACAGCGAACGCAAATACCGGATGACGCTGAGCCTCAGCGTCCTCAAGCATCTGGGCTTCGGCCTCTACAGCAACGTTCCCGCGGTACTGTCTGAAGTGGTTGCGAACGCGTGGGACGCCGACGCACGGAAAGTATCCATCAAAATCGATCCGTATCCATCTGGCGGAAAGATCATCATACAGGATGATGGCCACGGGATGACCGTCGCGGATGCCAATGAAAGATACCTGCACGTGGGATATGAGCGACGCAAGGCAACAAACGGCGCGCGAACCCCCCGACTCCGCAGGCCAGTGATGGGGCGCAAGGGCATAGGGAAGCTGTCGCTCTTCTCGATCGCCAGAACTGTAGAGGTCCACAGCATCAGAGAATCAGAACGCCATGGTTTCAGGATGGACGTCGGGAAGATCGAAGAAACGATCAAAGATGGTGACGGGGGCGAGTACTTTCCCGATCCCGTTTCATCCGAAGACGTGGATCTGGATGTTGGTACCAGGATCGTACTGACCAACTTGAAACGCCAACTGCATCGATCTGGCAAGGCGCTGCGGCGAAGGCTCGCCCGCAGGTTCAGCATCATCGGTCCAGGGCACAGATTTGAGATCGAACTGGACGGACGGCCGATTACGATAGAAGATCGCGAATACCATGATAAGGTCCAATACATCTGGACGTTCGGGGATCGCGGGAGTGAATTCGCGTCCGTCGCCACCAACCTGGATCGCCATTCGCCGCGACAAGGAATGATTGAAGTCGATGGCGAGACATTCGAAGTCGATGGATGGATTGGCACGGCATCGGAAGCCGGACAGTTGAAAGATCAGGACACGAAGGAAAGCATCAACAAGATCGTCATCATGGTTCGAGACAAGCTGGCCCAGGAAGACGTCCTCGAAGATTTCGGTGAAGGGGGCGTCTACAGCAAGTACATAATCGGCGAAATACACGCAGACTTCCTGGACTTAGATGATAAAGAAGATATCGCAACGACCAGTCGACAGCGGATCATCGAAGACGATCCCAGGTACGAAGCCCTGAGGTCGAAACTCCTCGAATACCTGAAGGAAATCCAAAGTGAGTGGACTGATTTGAGAAATGCGGGTGGACGAGACGTCGCGATGGAATTCGCTCAGATCAAGGAGTGGTATCGGAATCTGAACCCGGATCACAAGAGATCCGCTGAAAGATTGTTTGGAAAGATCAATCGGCTGCCCATTGACGACGAAAGCGAGAAGAGACAACTGTTTATTAGCGGTATCTTGGCGTTTGAGAGTCTCAGGCTTCGTAGTCTGTTGCATCGGCTAGACGAAGTTTCAGTTGAGAACCTTGGTATGCTCGGGGAGGTTTTCCACCAACTGGATGATCTCGAGGCGAGCGCATACTATCAGATCGCGAAGGATCGCTTGGAAGTCATTAGCAAGCTCACGAGCCTGACTGACGACAATGCGAAAGAAAGAGCTTTGCAGGAGCATCTCTACAAGCACCTGTGGTTGCTTGATCCGTCGTGGGAACGTGCCACGCATACCGAGCGCATGGAATCACGTATCTATAACGCTTTGGACGCGGAGTACGAATCGCTTGCTGAAGAACAACGAGAAGCACGTTTGGACATCTACTATGCTACGACTGGTAATAAGCATGTTATCATCGAACTCAAACGCGCTGCGAGAGTATTGGATACAAGCGATCTCTATGGACAAATATCAAAGTACCAAAGAAGTGCGAAGAAGGTCCTACGGGATCTGGATAGGATCAACGAGCCGCTTGAGTTTGTCTGCGTCGTCGGGAGGCCTTTAAAAGACTGGGATGATAATCCGGATGGGCAAGAGACCTCGCGTAGATCACTTGAAGCCTTGAATGCACGAGTCGTCATGTATGATCAACTCATCCAGAACGCATTAGAAGCCTATCAGGACTACGTAGATAGAAGGGATGAAGTTGGAAGGGTATATGATCTCATTACCGCTATTTCATCAGAAGACGTTCAGGCAATCGGCCAGATTCCAAATTGA
- a CDS encoding DUF6338 family protein: protein MKIVPDLDTWILFLVLIVPGLISMHVYRILFAARKIEWKAGLIQGLFYSSLNLVACFPILIPIHQTGFWESHPYLYTAGLMTVLLVLPVAWPFLYRWLIKWKWLASKIQLPYDTAWDFFFERRIPVFVLFQLKNGSKIGGYYGLRSYATSFPTEGDIYVETVYRVDEEGKFKEPITDTDGAIIRKDQYDLIEFFKSPQQED from the coding sequence ATGAAAATAGTACCCGATCTGGACACTTGGATACTGTTCCTTGTACTAATCGTACCTGGACTCATTTCGATGCATGTGTATCGAATACTGTTTGCAGCTCGAAAAATCGAGTGGAAAGCCGGTCTGATTCAAGGACTTTTTTACAGCAGTCTCAACCTGGTTGCGTGTTTCCCGATTCTTATCCCAATTCACCAGACTGGATTCTGGGAGTCTCACCCATACCTTTACACCGCTGGCTTGATGACCGTTCTTCTAGTACTACCTGTAGCATGGCCCTTCTTGTACAGGTGGCTAATCAAATGGAAATGGCTGGCTTCAAAGATCCAGTTGCCGTATGACACAGCATGGGATTTCTTCTTTGAGCGTAGAATCCCTGTATTTGTTCTATTTCAACTAAAGAACGGGTCTAAAATCGGTGGGTACTATGGACTAAGATCCTATGCAACCTCATTTCCGACCGAAGGCGATATCTACGTCGAAACGGTTTACCGTGTAGATGAAGAGGGGAAATTTAAAGAACCCATAACCGACACTGATGGAGCGATCATTCGTAAAGACCAATACGATCTGATCGAGTTTTTTAAATCACCGCAGCAGGAGGATTAG
- a CDS encoding very short patch repair endonuclease, which yields MQPKPPLPVAQPTSIAASNKMRANRRVDTKPEIRLRSSLHHCGLRFRKDYPIRLSNGKTVHPDIVFTKQKITIFVDGCFWHSCPEHGTVPKSNEEYWIPKLLQNVERDRKTDAGLRALGWQVIRIWEHVSTEEATSAILNHIAKA from the coding sequence ATGCAACCGAAGCCACCCCTTCCAGTTGCCCAACCAACGAGCATAGCCGCATCCAACAAGATGCGGGCGAATCGTCGCGTTGACACCAAGCCAGAAATCAGGCTTCGGTCGTCGCTGCACCATTGTGGACTGCGATTTCGGAAGGATTATCCCATTCGGCTATCGAATGGCAAGACGGTACATCCGGATATCGTATTCACTAAGCAGAAGATCACAATCTTCGTGGATGGCTGCTTCTGGCATTCATGCCCCGAGCACGGTACCGTCCCAAAATCCAATGAAGAATATTGGATACCGAAGTTGCTTCAAAACGTCGAAAGAGACCGAAAGACAGATGCGGGGCTACGGGCACTGGGGTGGCAAGTAATCAGGATATGGGAGCATGTCAGTACGGAAGAAGCAACGTCTGCGATTCTGAATCACATCGCCAAGGCTTGA